Part of the Nothobranchius furzeri strain GRZ-AD chromosome 2, NfurGRZ-RIMD1, whole genome shotgun sequence genome, TAGATTATTcttatgactaaatctttgtccacacagctcacagacaaaaggcttatgtccagtgtggacactcatgtgactttTTAAACGTGTCTCATGTCTAAATATTTTTCCACAGagatcacaggcaaaaggcttatgtCCAGTGTGGACACTCATATGACCTTTTAAACTTGTCTCAtgtctaaatctttttccacagagctcacagggaaaaggcttctgtcctgtgtggattcttatgtgtctgtttaaagttgtccGTAGGTTAAATCgttgtccacacagctcacagggaAAAGGCTTTTGTCCTGTGTGAATTcttatgtgtctgtttaaagttgttcgtcggttaaatctttgtccacacagctcacaggcaaaaggcttctgtcctgtgtggattctcatgtgactgtttaaagttgtctttcgggtaaatctttgtccacacagctcacaggcaaaaggcttctctcctgtgtggattctcatgtgactgtttaaagtcgtCTTTcggttaaatctttgtccacacagctcacaggcaaaaggcttctgtcctgtgtggattctcatgtgactgtttaaacttgatTTAACCATAAATTCTTTTCCACAGTGATCACAACTAAACGTTTTAGTCTTTTTCTGGACTTCCCTACAAGAGTCTGCATGTTGCTTCACTATTACACATTCCTTACTAACacaacagcctgaagaccttgTTGCTAAATGACTTGTCATTTCTGCTGTCacatggtcagctgagctgctcgcTGGAACATCTCGGTCTtctgtttgctgctgatgaagctgtgagacgagaggtttttcttcatcatcctcactctttatagaaccaGCATTGAATAGAAatctggcagcatcagtctccttcAAATGTAGCTGCTCtctctccagactggtccagaggtcatcctgttcctcctttatgtgaagGTGTTCTGGTTCCTGCTGGTcctcaccagcactctgttcttcatgagcttcttctttaaccagcgccATTATTTTAACACCTGTAGGAAAAACACAGTGAATTTCTGAATGCTGTAACTTTCTATTCACACATCTAACAGTAATATtattgctttaaagagcaagcaacacccaaatcaactattcttttggctgataaactgtataaatgagtatcTAATGGTGTTGTAgacattcaagtttatttataaagcgccaaatcaggaccagagtcgtctcaaggaccttcacacagtaaacattccagtacaggtcaggtcattaagccgatCAGCAAcaagtttcttatataaggaactcagcaggTCACATcaggtcactgactagtgtcagagtctttacaacaatcctcatactaagcaagcatgcagcgacagtggagaggaaaactcccttttaacaggaagaaacctccagaggatcctggctcagtataagcagccatcctccacactgAAATAAATGATTTTTTGGCCCTGTAATTATTATTTCAACTATCTAAATTCTACTAAATAATATTAATTCACTGTTTTTACTTTAAAATAGCTATTTTTCATGTAGTGCATTACTTGGTGATTGTTTGTAATTATGTTTCCTCATTTTTGTATGTAAATAGAATCCTTCAATCCAAGTAATATTCACTTAATCAGTTTGTTGGCTTACTCAGTTGATCTTTCTAAGTAAAATGTAATAGAGAGACATCATTGAACCCTACAACCTTCTGTATTCGGAGCATGACGTCAAAGCCCCTCCCCCACACTTCAGAGGCCTTCATCGTCGTAAGACAGTAACTGTTTGTCCACATGCCACGTTTCATACGTGTTGGGGAATTCGTTGAGTGAGACGTGAAAGAACTAGCACATTGGAACCAAGACGGTAAGTTTTAAGTGAAACAAACTATACGTCCTTGTTGGCTCACTGACTCCTCattgaaagcagcagcagctgcggtAGCAAATGGTACTTTTTCcctgctagctagctagctaagtTAACAGCTAACTAACTTGGCTGACACGTGTCCTTTTTGCCTGGAAAGGCCCCATTATTATACAAACACATGAATAAGCTACTATCACTTTTTCTTATTCATTCACACTCAAGGAAATGACATCATCCTTTTGATAATGCTTGTttatattttcatgtttttacagAAAGAGCCATGAAAGATCACAGGATTGAGCGTGCAGTGGGGGTCTGCAAAAAAGTGGTCAGCACCTTTTCATTCAGTTgggcaaaagagagagagagagctgaaaaAGGCACAGATAGACCTCAAACTGCCAGACCACTCCTTAAAGACCGAGTGTCCAACCAGATGGGGATCCAGGCAGGCCATGGTTTCCAGAGTCCTTGAGCAGCAGAAGGCCATTGCCCATGTCCTCTCCCAAGACAAAGGAACTCGGCGCCTCATCCCCTCATGGCAGGACATCGATGTCCTTGaggcaggggtggacattaacttcaaaaccaaccggccagcggggccggtaactctgaatatttaccggccccgccaagaatctaccggccccgctggtcagccgccaaaacgagtcaaaataacaactgaaccgttttaaatgtaataaacctttattttgtacacattcacaaacataataacgtattcaagtttgaatttgtttgttccctcaacaaaactcgaatttgtcgtcgcatacttacggcatacaacgcagtacatcaccaactccgctttgctgtactcgagccattggctgagttcgagatgagccagttctgcgcagattagaccagcggtgatcggcgagcagtgcatgccggttagatttgtgtccgaattgacgccgacttgctctgacgtcatgcatacgtaggcaacgataacctcgtgagatcaaggcggccgcagattttggagcaaggtgctgcagttgctctccctcggctgcaaaacctagaggatgatgggaaacgcctggctctcacctgatctaagatctgattggttcatattttgatccaaacatccggtggtagaccatgaaatgttagttggtcacatgtattctgtaaatcatgttacgttgatgatgacgactatataggccataaagagaaatgtgttttgtgttcttttgtcacgtttcctatgagcacactgaagctacagctgacaacctttacttattattacagtcatgtctccatatacaatatatgacatccacaagcacgtgaggatgtgtttcagctgctaacaggcaccagaataaaaatttaaaattgaacaagtgtgaacgctaacgcgatatcttcatccatcgtcacccccgagctacatgtagggaaatccaagagattcaactggcagaactaactcactctctctctgtgtgtctctctctctctctctgacacacacacacacacacacacacacacacacacacacacacacacacagagacagacagacagaggaaaagagctgagaaaaggcagagaggaaatggaggacaccaagtagtttaaagaaaaactacaggtgagccgaggcgcgcctcgactggggcgcgtctgatctgaactgaggagcggcgagcagcggtcgaatttcgtgagcgattcgcttctcggagcttccgcggccggtgtgtaccCGGCGtaaaaacgccggctttcagcccctccccctgctgcttccgtctgctctcgtctgttttccaggcgaggctctgctcaactcgaacacggccattctccgcgcctcctgtcttctttaaaccgccaagaatcgttccacctacgcacacgcttctctgcttcataccgtttcgaactgtctcgcttctcctcaccagttttaaagcgttttgccggagatttcatcaagaaatcccatccctgtggccaggggcggaaatcccatttcagttttgggggggacaataaacagtaaaatttcagagagtaattttggggggggggacatgaaaaACAATGCTCTCTCCTGCGTCTTTGCAACTTGTTTTGCACAGTTTGCCTTCAGCATGTTAAATAATGTTATGAATTGATGCCTTTATGACCACATTCAACAAAACATCTTAATTTCCACTACAGTCAAAGTAGATTAACAACATTGTGAGCACAAAGAAGTTCCAATATTATTACGGAAACACTTTCAAGGCTAACATCAAACTACTTCAAAATGTGAAAATTTTTATTATATTGTTGTGTCAGCAAGTAAAAATGCAGCATAGATTAGGCCTACTTACAAGTATATTAACAGTTATTTAAAAATGAACAGCCCTGGTTAACAACAAAGATTTAATAAAACAACCCCTTTAACCAGGGTTATCCTAACATTTTGATTTATAGAGCCAAAATGTAAATCTATCAGTTGTGAGCCAAATCATCAGCTTTCACAAAACACAAACACTCATAGTATggtagttttttttgtttgttggatACTAAATATGCTCAGATTTAGCTAGCATCATCATGCTATCATTTTAGTTCATTACTGATTTGCTTACCTTCTCATACTGCTTACTTCCTAGCTATTAATAACATGCTAGCCACCATTACCATGCTAGTAAGCATTTGCATGCTAACTAGTGGTGGCATTTTAACTTATTCTTGAACTTTGACTAACTTAACATACTGATTGCTTGGATGCTAATGATAATATGCTAGTTAGATTTAGTTGACATCAGTTATGACCACAGCACTTCCTCTTTTAGTTACTTAAGTTCGAAGCTGACTCCAATCCTGCTGGAGCAACAGAACCTCTTATAGGGGGTCTGGCTGATCGCTGACCATGTGGCAGGCGAGTGTAAAATGTTCTGAAGCTttctatttttttaaacagttatcTAACCTTTCTTTCTGTGTAAATATGAACACAATGAGAAATAAGTCACTGGAACACAAATTGAAACTTCAGGATTTGACAGGTTTAGTCAGTGAAGAGAATATTCTTCCACCCAACAGTGGAGTCTTTGATCACGAAAATTCCTggtgcacatttagctgtttgtcTTAATAATGGAGATTTATATGCAAGACTCTGCCTATTTGTAAAAAACTAAAGTGTCTGTCGAACAGAAACATTTCCATGTCACAAAAGTACCACGTCTCTAAACAAAGGAACCAAATGTACTCCTTCTGGTGTCACTACATCCAACAAATTCCTGGCAGATCACGTCTATGTTCAGCATGTCCAGTCTCTCTTTGTGGACATTACAGACAACTAGATTGTTAAGTCTGTTTTGGTTCATAGTTGCCCGTAACCAAGTTTTTAGCCGGCGCAATGTACTGAAACTCCTTTCCGCTTCACACGACCACACAGGCACCACCATCAAAATCCTGATAAGAACCTCTACCTGATCAAACAAGCCCCGTACCTCCACTGGGAGTCCTCTGAGAATCCCTGCAGCCTCCCCAACACTGGTACATGGGTATTTGTTCTGGAAGAGAGGCAACTGCACAGCAAGGGAAGCTCTGTTTAGTTCAGGATACTGATCTAAACGGTCATCTAATCCTCCAGTGAGGAGGGCACTTTCAACCTTTACCAGAATATTTAGACTTTCCTGGTCAAAGCGTTCTGCAATCTGAACATCAATGCTGTCCAACACTTTGAAGAACTCTGCCCTGTAGAAATCCACTGCTTTCCCTGTGACACGGTTTGCCGCCTGGATGGGCTCAATGGATTCTACAGAGTCAACCACTGCTGTAGCTTTCTTGTACAGTGCAAGGTAGCTCTCATCATCTCTCTTTCCCCTAAGAGAAGTCCTCACGTGATTGACAGCATCCAGCATACCAGAGACTGTTTGAATTTTCTTCTGCAGTGAAACATTCAGGCATTCTAGCTCTCCAACAACAGCAGAGGCAAGTGTGAGTCCCAACACAGTCTTCCCTTTGGTAAAGAGCTGAAATAAGCCACTGGCAGAAGAGGCCATCTTCGATGAGCTTTTGGCCATTTCCTCCAGGCTGTCGAGTAC contains:
- the LOC129161858 gene encoding gastrula zinc finger protein XlCGF26.1-like, with the protein product MSELVNGVKIMALVKEEAHEEQSAGEDQQEPEHLHIKEEQDDLWTSLEREQLHLKETDAARFLFNAGSIKSEDDEEKPLVSQLHQQQTEDRDVPASSSADHVTAEMTSHLATRSSGCCVSKECVIVKQHADSCREVQKKTKTFSCDHCGKEFMVKSSLNSHMRIHTGQKPFACELCGQRFNRKTTLNSHMRIHTGEKPFACELCGQRFTRKTTLNSHMRIHTGQKPFACELCGQRFNRRTTLNRHIRIHTGQKPFPCELCGQRFNLRTTLNRHIRIHTGQKPFPCELCGKRFRHETSLKGHMSVHTGHKPFACDLCGKIFRHETRLKSHMSVHTGHKPFVCELCGQRFSHKNNLNIHMTIHTGLKPFVCELCGKRFRYKASFNSHMRIHAGQKPFACELCGQRFRYKASLNSHMSVHTGQKPFACELCGKGFNRKTDLNRHTRVHTGQKPFICELCGQGFSKKISLNNHTGVHPGQKPFGCVT